A single window of Rhizobium indicum DNA harbors:
- a CDS encoding DUF982 domain-containing protein, whose protein sequence is MSGGDHSAQYWNRDRSPAVSFPVTSPLGTTAISDHSAFWENPISIDLDSGERLVLRSPQDALYALVSDWPVNGGVHQQRAIDFCRAWLAGRMPAETVRQAFILAALEAGVPLHDDEDGAEAAVVNPPV, encoded by the coding sequence ATGTCCGGCGGCGATCATTCGGCCCAATACTGGAACCGAGATCGGTCTCCCGCAGTTAGTTTCCCAGTCACTTCACCTCTAGGTACTACTGCCATTAGCGATCATTCTGCCTTCTGGGAAAACCCCATCTCGATCGACCTTGATTCCGGCGAACGGCTGGTTCTTCGCTCACCGCAGGATGCGCTTTATGCACTCGTCTCGGACTGGCCGGTCAATGGCGGCGTCCACCAGCAAAGGGCGATCGATTTCTGCCGCGCCTGGCTTGCCGGACGGATGCCGGCCGAGACGGTGCGGCAGGCCTTCATCCTGGCCGCGCTGGAAGCCGGCGTGCCGCTCCATGATGATGAAGACGGGGCCGAAGCCGCGGTTGTGAACCCTCCAGTATAG
- a CDS encoding DUF805 domain-containing protein, producing the protein MGSFSLFHWLVVLIPLTVPLFFIFRNPPAGPNRFGGLPDAMGFGQAIGSYFKKYVDFSGRASRSGFWFSAVFVALVSIALYLVDRTATLNLIWSLATFLPSIAMAARRFHDINRSGWHQLLGILFPIGTIAVIVWYCRAPSVDDSRASVF; encoded by the coding sequence ATGGGTAGTTTTTCTCTCTTTCACTGGCTGGTCGTCTTGATCCCGCTAACAGTGCCGTTGTTCTTCATTTTCAGAAACCCACCCGCCGGGCCGAACCGCTTCGGCGGCCTGCCTGACGCAATGGGTTTCGGCCAAGCGATCGGCAGCTACTTCAAGAAATATGTGGATTTCAGCGGCAGAGCCAGCCGATCGGGATTCTGGTTTTCGGCGGTCTTTGTCGCTCTCGTCAGCATCGCTTTGTACCTTGTTGATCGAACCGCAACATTGAACTTGATCTGGTCGCTGGCGACGTTTCTTCCCTCAATCGCCATGGCCGCTCGGCGTTTTCACGACATCAACCGAAGCGGATGGCACCAGCTTCTTGGGATTCTGTTTCCCATTGGAACGATTGCCGTCATCGTGTGGTATTGCAGAGCGCCGTCCGTGGATGACTCCAGGGCGTCCGTTTTCTGA
- a CDS encoding adenylate/guanylate cyclase domain-containing protein has product MTTASSTEPTRHGSARICRGCWDQMHMPIPIGGPLALPFRALGITRSKMNPDICTICERSFQYVKKQRQITVDATILFADIRGFTDLSERIEAVQLSEIVSLFQDRCAQAIWAHDGIVNKQMGDGLMAIFNFPIVRKDHAGAAILAAQEIQQNCAAALNGLALEALPGRTLGVGVGIHSGEVQIGEFSSFRSDFTAIGGVVNQAARLESQAAAGEILISSETAAKAADLAAGAETRMLVLKGIEQPVQARVLAKP; this is encoded by the coding sequence ATGACGACAGCCTCTTCCACGGAGCCAACCAGGCACGGCAGCGCCCGGATCTGTCGCGGCTGCTGGGACCAGATGCATATGCCGATCCCGATCGGCGGTCCGCTTGCCTTGCCCTTCCGCGCCCTCGGCATCACCCGCAGCAAGATGAACCCCGATATCTGCACGATCTGCGAGCGCTCCTTCCAATATGTCAAGAAGCAGCGCCAGATCACCGTCGACGCCACCATCCTGTTTGCCGATATCAGGGGCTTCACGGATCTTTCGGAGCGCATCGAAGCGGTGCAGCTGAGCGAGATCGTCAGCCTGTTCCAGGATCGCTGCGCACAGGCGATCTGGGCGCATGACGGCATCGTCAACAAGCAGATGGGCGACGGCCTCATGGCGATCTTCAATTTTCCGATCGTCAGAAAGGATCACGCGGGCGCGGCGATCCTGGCTGCGCAGGAGATCCAGCAAAACTGCGCCGCCGCGCTGAACGGTCTGGCGCTCGAGGCATTGCCCGGTCGCACTCTCGGCGTCGGCGTCGGCATCCATTCCGGTGAGGTCCAGATCGGCGAATTCTCAAGCTTCCGCAGCGATTTCACCGCCATCGGCGGCGTCGTCAATCAGGCCGCAAGGCTGGAATCCCAGGCCGCCGCCGGTGAGATTCTGATCTCCTCCGAAACGGCGGCGAAGGCTGCCGATCTCGCCGCAGGCGCCGAAACCCGCATGCTTGTGCTCAAGGGCATCGAGCAGCCGGTGCAGGCACGGGTGCTGGCCAAGCCCTGA
- a CDS encoding rhomboid family intramembrane serine protease: protein MNPEELRKSEYANNRGKLLLIFLVIVAITAGIIWLGFHPPRDKDPRVAWFFVVPGAAFFGILALLLLPKLFSVEPGLVMSTAGIRLPNFPGQILPWSAIQSFGRVQTKYADNIVLHLDPTVAGTLVRRGLASRLPEWFVGSRAKVGVALKLLQGNSDRIFDEFVELLSEAYEAERQTMQEVGSIAPDDEDEAPEPAINSGGHPVFTYVLLAVLIAVYVGELTFGLEPPVAGTPTNWTLFVLGGTFRQSIVEQGQWWRLFTGPFMHGGILHLVFNCVSLWFAGGLFERLIGWRWFAAIFFASALGGSVASVWINAPNTIGVGASGGIVGLFAAVIAASFRFRSGPIADTLRIGAAQILIPSLLPFLSAARGGENIDYAGHFGGALTGAALSSLLLAFWPRERPTPRFGAAATAFSTLFVIIAAASLWPISNTRQFIVNDPMANYFAGKYEQAATGFAIRTTENPPTAPYYHLWRFMAQSRGNDSKAIADLKIAASKTDEGTWPYPVFSLFLGELKPDELMAKAADSNQRCEATFYNGEWYLLGGNTQEARQRFEAALSSCPTTYIEYDGAKGELNSLGVQ, encoded by the coding sequence ATGAACCCTGAAGAATTGCGCAAATCGGAATACGCCAACAACCGAGGCAAATTGCTTCTGATCTTCCTGGTTATAGTTGCCATCACGGCAGGAATCATTTGGCTAGGCTTCCATCCCCCCAGGGATAAGGACCCTCGTGTGGCTTGGTTCTTCGTGGTGCCGGGCGCAGCGTTTTTTGGGATACTAGCATTGCTGCTGTTGCCCAAGCTCTTCTCTGTGGAGCCGGGACTCGTCATGTCGACGGCCGGAATCCGTTTGCCGAATTTCCCTGGCCAGATACTGCCGTGGTCCGCCATTCAAAGCTTTGGCAGAGTCCAGACCAAGTATGCGGATAACATCGTTCTTCACCTTGATCCCACTGTCGCCGGGACCTTGGTCAGACGGGGGCTGGCGAGCCGGCTGCCGGAATGGTTCGTTGGTTCACGCGCCAAGGTCGGCGTTGCTCTGAAGCTCTTGCAGGGCAATTCGGACAGGATATTCGATGAGTTCGTCGAATTGCTGTCCGAAGCTTACGAAGCCGAACGCCAAACCATGCAGGAAGTTGGCTCGATCGCCCCGGACGACGAAGACGAAGCGCCGGAACCCGCGATCAACAGCGGCGGCCATCCGGTATTCACCTACGTTCTTCTTGCCGTTCTGATTGCGGTCTATGTCGGCGAACTAACCTTCGGTCTCGAGCCGCCCGTCGCCGGCACTCCCACCAATTGGACTCTCTTCGTCCTCGGTGGGACGTTTCGTCAAAGCATTGTCGAGCAGGGTCAATGGTGGCGGCTGTTTACCGGACCTTTCATGCATGGAGGTATCCTCCATCTCGTGTTCAATTGCGTTTCCTTATGGTTCGCAGGAGGGCTCTTTGAACGGCTGATCGGCTGGCGCTGGTTTGCAGCGATTTTTTTCGCAAGTGCCCTTGGCGGATCTGTCGCATCGGTGTGGATCAATGCGCCGAACACGATCGGGGTCGGCGCCTCCGGCGGGATTGTCGGACTTTTTGCAGCCGTGATCGCTGCCAGCTTCCGTTTCCGCTCAGGGCCGATTGCAGATACCCTGCGGATCGGGGCAGCTCAAATTCTCATTCCCTCGCTGCTGCCATTCCTTTCGGCAGCAAGAGGCGGTGAGAACATCGATTATGCCGGACATTTCGGCGGCGCCTTGACCGGGGCCGCGCTATCGTCGCTGCTGTTGGCTTTCTGGCCGAGAGAACGCCCGACGCCTCGTTTCGGCGCGGCGGCGACAGCCTTCAGCACTCTGTTCGTTATTATAGCGGCGGCGTCGCTTTGGCCTATCAGCAACACACGTCAATTCATCGTCAATGACCCCATGGCGAACTATTTCGCAGGAAAGTACGAGCAGGCCGCGACAGGGTTCGCCATTAGGACAACCGAGAATCCCCCGACGGCTCCCTATTATCATCTCTGGCGTTTTATGGCTCAAAGCCGGGGCAATGATTCAAAGGCAATCGCCGATCTCAAAATCGCGGCCAGTAAAACGGACGAGGGAACATGGCCCTATCCCGTTTTCAGTCTCTTTCTCGGCGAGTTGAAACCGGATGAACTGATGGCGAAAGCGGCCGATAGTAACCAGCGTTGCGAAGCCACATTTTACAATGGCGAATGGTATCTGTTGGGTGGCAACACCCAGGAGGCGCGCCAACGTTTCGAGGCTGCCTTGTCCTCCTGCCCCACGACATACATCGAATATGACGGCGCGAAGGGTGAATTGAACAGCCTCGGCGTGCAATAA
- a CDS encoding adenylate/guanylate cyclase domain-containing protein translates to MERRLAAILIADVVGYSRLSQIDEEGTRAHFQADQNDIFEPAIERHHGRLVKTMGDGLLVEFQSVVDALRCAVEVQQLKATQSAAALPEHRLEFRIGINLGDIIVEGEDIQGDGVNIADRIQAQAEPGGIAISGTTYDQVKSKIPVGFASLGEQRLKSITEPIRVYRILLDPTAAGKTIKTRRRLPRRRLVAGIAAAIVLALAGAALWWQPWMPAKPPGPGERFAYPLPDRPSVAVLPFINVSGDTEHDHLAAGLTDDLITELSKVSGLFVIARHSVFAIRDSVGKIQDVAAELGVKYVLEGTLQRAGPRLRINVKLIDAVSGLSLWAERYDRQYADLFAVQDDVIGKIISALSVKLSARERDQLARIPTENLEAYDFYMRAEQEGFILRDVDTYRRTLSFYQKAIDLDPGFANAHAGIARVAVDVWRNDYNYLWSAAVARKIAYDAAGQALKLDPNNARAHTVLALLQWVDGRETEAKNSANMAVAMEPNDAEAAANLALILVHTGSSGQAITEMEKALRLDPSPASSFQLLAGIVFYTAGDDQRAISLIEPTLDSLPKVEPAREYLAAAYADQGNETKAAAETAKLLELFPESNLTYYGYLYDYWRDGDLRRHLAALRKAGIPEWPFGFTGNQADRLGEADLRNLVDGKSWTGKHKNGTDFTQYFDKAGNTAYRSANTNITGVVEVRGDSLCEKFDGYFLDRMVCGYVYRNTSGEQRDRSYVHVTPRALTFFSPTP, encoded by the coding sequence ATGGAGCGCCGTCTTGCAGCAATCCTGATCGCTGATGTCGTCGGTTACAGTCGATTGAGCCAGATCGACGAAGAGGGCACCCGTGCGCATTTTCAGGCGGACCAGAACGATATCTTCGAGCCGGCGATCGAGCGTCATCACGGCCGGCTGGTCAAAACCATGGGCGATGGTCTGCTGGTCGAATTCCAGAGTGTCGTTGATGCCTTGCGTTGCGCGGTGGAGGTCCAGCAACTGAAAGCCACGCAGAGTGCTGCGGCCCTCCCGGAGCACAGGCTCGAGTTCCGGATCGGCATCAATCTCGGCGATATCATCGTCGAGGGCGAAGACATACAGGGTGACGGCGTCAATATCGCCGATCGAATTCAGGCGCAGGCGGAACCGGGCGGTATCGCCATATCGGGCACGACATACGACCAGGTGAAATCGAAAATCCCGGTCGGTTTCGCTTCGCTCGGCGAACAGCGGTTGAAGAGCATCACCGAACCGATCCGGGTCTATCGCATCCTGCTTGACCCGACTGCTGCCGGCAAGACTATCAAGACCCGCAGGCGGCTGCCGAGACGCCGTCTTGTTGCCGGCATAGCAGCGGCCATTGTCCTCGCGCTTGCGGGCGCAGCACTCTGGTGGCAGCCATGGATGCCGGCAAAGCCGCCGGGGCCTGGCGAACGTTTTGCCTATCCGTTGCCGGACAGGCCCTCAGTCGCGGTTCTGCCCTTCATCAATGTCAGCGGCGACACTGAGCACGACCATCTTGCAGCGGGGTTGACGGACGATCTGATCACCGAATTGTCCAAAGTATCGGGTCTTTTCGTCATCGCCCGCCACTCGGTCTTCGCCATCCGGGACTCCGTCGGCAAGATCCAGGACGTGGCCGCCGAACTCGGCGTGAAATATGTGCTCGAAGGAACCTTGCAGCGCGCCGGGCCGCGGCTGCGGATCAATGTCAAACTGATTGACGCGGTCAGCGGCCTGTCGCTCTGGGCTGAGCGCTACGATCGCCAATATGCCGACCTCTTTGCCGTTCAGGACGATGTGATCGGCAAGATCATCTCGGCCCTGTCGGTCAAGCTCAGCGCCCGCGAGCGCGACCAACTGGCCCGGATCCCGACCGAAAATCTCGAAGCCTACGATTTTTACATGCGGGCCGAGCAGGAAGGCTTCATCTTGAGGGATGTCGATACCTATCGTCGGACGCTGTCCTTCTACCAGAAAGCGATCGATCTCGATCCGGGCTTTGCCAATGCCCATGCGGGAATCGCGCGGGTGGCCGTCGATGTCTGGCGCAACGACTATAATTACCTCTGGTCGGCTGCCGTCGCCCGCAAGATCGCCTATGACGCCGCCGGGCAAGCCCTCAAGCTCGATCCCAACAATGCCAGGGCGCACACGGTGCTTGCCCTGCTGCAATGGGTGGATGGACGCGAAACGGAGGCCAAAAATTCCGCCAACATGGCGGTTGCCATGGAGCCGAACGATGCGGAGGCCGCCGCCAACCTCGCTCTCATACTGGTCCACACCGGAAGCAGCGGGCAGGCCATCACGGAGATGGAAAAGGCTTTGCGGCTCGACCCTTCGCCGGCGTCGAGTTTTCAACTGCTGGCGGGGATCGTCTTTTATACCGCGGGTGACGATCAGCGCGCGATCTCGCTGATAGAGCCGACGCTCGACAGCCTGCCGAAGGTCGAGCCGGCACGCGAATACCTGGCGGCGGCCTATGCCGACCAGGGCAATGAAACCAAGGCTGCAGCGGAGACAGCAAAGCTGCTGGAGCTCTTCCCCGAAAGCAATCTCACCTATTACGGTTATCTCTATGATTACTGGCGGGACGGCGATCTGCGGCGCCATCTAGCCGCATTGCGCAAGGCCGGCATTCCCGAATGGCCCTTCGGTTTTACAGGCAATCAAGCCGACAGGCTCGGCGAGGCAGACCTGCGCAATCTCGTCGACGGCAAGAGCTGGACCGGCAAGCACAAGAACGGCACGGATTTCACCCAGTATTTCGACAAGGCTGGAAACACTGCCTATCGCAGCGCGAATACCAACATCACCGGTGTCGTCGAGGTGCGAGGCGACAGTCTCTGCGAAAAATTCGACGGGTATTTCCTCGACCGGATGGTGTGCGGATATGTTTACCGCAACACGTCAGGTGAGCAGCGCGACAGGTCATACGTCCATGTCACGCCGCGCGCCTTGACGTTCTTTTCACCCACACCCTGA
- a CDS encoding YHS domain-containing (seleno)protein, whose translation MGVAVGAAVMLLSFLQPAGAEELVNTGYFGDIAIKGYDPVAYFTENQAVEGSETYSHHWLGATWYFASAKNRDLFKGDPSKYAPQYGGYCADGVSFGTVTTNIDPKAWRIIDGKLYLSYDPGAAEGMEKNPTKVTDSKKHWSEVQQTLISEKMHTVWQQPDTK comes from the coding sequence ATGGGCGTGGCTGTTGGCGCTGCGGTCATGCTGCTTTCCTTCCTTCAGCCTGCGGGGGCCGAGGAACTCGTCAATACCGGCTATTTCGGCGATATCGCGATCAAGGGCTACGACCCGGTCGCCTATTTCACTGAAAACCAGGCCGTCGAAGGATCCGAGACATATTCCCACCACTGGCTTGGCGCGACTTGGTATTTCGCCAGCGCTAAAAATCGCGACCTCTTCAAGGGCGATCCATCCAAATATGCGCCGCAATATGGCGGCTATTGCGCTGACGGCGTGTCTTTCGGGACAGTAACCACCAATATCGATCCGAAAGCCTGGCGGATCATCGATGGCAAACTGTACCTGAGCTATGATCCCGGGGCAGCCGAAGGCATGGAGAAAAATCCGACCAAGGTGACCGACTCGAAGAAACATTGGTCCGAAGTTCAGCAGACGCTGATTTCGGAGAAGATGCACACCGTCTGGCAGCAACCGGATACGAAATGA
- a CDS encoding ankyrin repeat domain-containing protein translates to MLKRNKTAHTNPDQTEIVPVNIFIATVATLVIGVLPAWAGPLHQAAKDGDIARVTQWLDQGSDLSELDEAGEPALIIASLAGHADVVVLLLDRGADIEIRNKGGLTALHAAAYGGNLEVVKRLVAEGADVNDRKNFYQMSPLHGAAEEGRTDVVAFLLTKSADVEATERNGYTPLTQAGWRAHWDTAKLLMEAGAVCQKAELVGEPLYKECTKRQ, encoded by the coding sequence GTGCTAAAACGCAACAAAACGGCGCATACGAACCCTGATCAAACCGAGATCGTGCCCGTGAATATTTTTATCGCGACTGTTGCTACGCTTGTCATTGGCGTCCTGCCGGCATGGGCAGGTCCTTTGCATCAGGCGGCCAAGGACGGCGATATCGCCCGCGTCACACAGTGGCTGGACCAGGGCTCCGATCTGTCGGAGCTCGATGAGGCGGGCGAGCCGGCGCTGATTATCGCGTCATTGGCGGGCCATGCCGATGTCGTCGTTCTTTTGCTGGATCGCGGCGCCGACATCGAAATTCGCAACAAGGGTGGGCTGACGGCGCTGCATGCAGCAGCCTATGGAGGAAATCTGGAGGTGGTGAAACGGCTTGTCGCCGAGGGAGCTGATGTCAACGACAGGAAGAATTTCTATCAAATGTCGCCGCTGCACGGCGCCGCCGAAGAGGGCCGCACCGACGTGGTCGCTTTTCTGCTGACGAAGAGCGCGGATGTCGAAGCGACGGAAAGAAACGGGTACACGCCTCTCACTCAAGCCGGGTGGCGGGCGCATTGGGACACGGCCAAATTACTCATGGAAGCCGGTGCTGTTTGCCAGAAAGCCGAGCTTGTGGGCGAACCGCTCTACAAGGAATGCACCAAACGGCAATAG
- a CDS encoding DUF899 domain-containing protein codes for MTASAENGKSGQAMHKPPVVSPQAWEAAREQLLVKEKAETRARDALAAERRRMPWMAVEKAYAFEGPQGKVSMLDLFDNRHQLILYRAFYEPGVFGWPEHACRGCSMVADQVAHVAHLNARDTTLVFASRAPQADIARLKARMGWPMPWVTITDSFDKDFGVDEWHGTNVFYRDGERIFRTYFINNRGDEQMGGTWNYLDITPLGRQEVWENSPEGYPQTPTYKWWNWHDSYVPDAEPDKKWVEVSDAGEAAFRAESANEKP; via the coding sequence ATGACTGCTTCAGCCGAGAATGGAAAAAGCGGACAAGCCATGCACAAGCCACCGGTCGTGTCGCCGCAGGCCTGGGAGGCGGCCCGCGAGCAGTTGCTCGTCAAGGAAAAGGCTGAGACCCGCGCCCGCGACGCGCTGGCCGCCGAGCGCCGGCGCATGCCGTGGATGGCTGTAGAGAAGGCCTATGCGTTCGAAGGTCCTCAGGGCAAAGTCAGCATGCTGGACCTGTTCGACAACAGACACCAGCTCATCCTCTACCGCGCCTTCTACGAGCCCGGCGTGTTCGGCTGGCCCGAACATGCCTGCCGAGGCTGCTCGATGGTTGCCGATCAGGTTGCCCATGTCGCGCATCTCAACGCGCGCGACACAACGCTGGTCTTTGCCTCGCGTGCGCCGCAGGCCGACATTGCACGGCTGAAGGCGCGGATGGGCTGGCCGATGCCGTGGGTCACGATCACCGACAGCTTCGACAAGGACTTCGGCGTTGACGAGTGGCACGGCACCAACGTGTTCTACCGCGACGGCGAGCGCATCTTCCGCACCTATTTCATCAACAACCGCGGCGACGAGCAGATGGGCGGTACCTGGAACTATCTCGACATCACGCCGCTCGGCCGCCAGGAAGTTTGGGAGAATTCGCCCGAGGGCTATCCCCAGACCCCGACCTACAAGTGGTGGAACTGGCACGACAGCTATGTGCCGGACGCCGAGCCCGACAAGAAATGGGTCGAGGTGTCAGATGCGGGGGAGGCGGCGTTTCGGGCCGAGAGTGCGAACGAGAAACCGTAG
- a CDS encoding phospholipase D-like domain-containing protein, with translation MDTDFRVTGRNAAALFALTIHRGDGMVLLGMDWKNGRPPIDFVGFAIQYREPGTDFFKTVRNRIGFPGQPVPDDGIRTTEAPIQKFRWVHFPFNADLPGKFLYRVTPKFMDAAGALTSGEAHEAELALMRETIPGKLNVAFTRGFVSSQAFVRNFAPDAPTIITLVPPVGDEGLDFVPTHADAERALAWMGFEARAETLALLDKARNAGAEVRVIAYDLNLPEVVTRLEALGPKLKIIIDDSDRTKGHGRPNSPETRAAERLIASAGAANVKRQHMANLQHQKSIAVSGGGISTVLYGSTNLSWRGLYVQSNNSLALHSEKAIDDYFTAFESYFTAKRAEDFRDSPSSAGWIDLGLDGVDAKVAFSPHSDANGRLDEIGADIDTAQSSVLFSLAFLGQMTRGAIGPALGRALERPEVHVMGIADAEVRAGNLGLNVLTPDNRRRVVRAAALTGNVPPPFLTEPSGLAGVDGNQRGTRMHHKFVVLDFDKPTARVYLGSYNFSNPADDENGENLVVVRDRTVATSYMIEALRMYDHYIFRVASEASDGPARPLELKRPPQPGGTPWFERDWTDPIRARDRELFARAE, from the coding sequence ATGGATACGGATTTTCGTGTGACCGGCAGGAATGCGGCAGCGCTTTTTGCGCTGACCATCCATCGCGGCGACGGCATGGTGCTGCTCGGCATGGATTGGAAGAATGGCCGACCGCCGATCGATTTCGTCGGTTTCGCCATCCAGTATCGTGAGCCGGGTACGGACTTCTTCAAGACGGTGCGCAACCGCATCGGCTTTCCGGGCCAACCGGTTCCAGACGACGGCATCCGTACCACCGAGGCGCCGATCCAGAAGTTCCGCTGGGTGCATTTTCCTTTCAACGCCGATCTGCCCGGCAAGTTTCTCTATCGCGTCACGCCCAAGTTCATGGATGCCGCGGGCGCGCTGACATCGGGCGAGGCGCACGAGGCGGAACTGGCGCTGATGCGCGAGACCATTCCCGGCAAGCTCAACGTCGCCTTCACCCGCGGCTTCGTCTCGTCGCAGGCCTTCGTGCGCAATTTTGCCCCCGACGCGCCGACGATCATCACGCTGGTGCCGCCTGTTGGTGATGAGGGGCTGGACTTCGTGCCGACGCACGCCGATGCCGAGCGGGCGCTTGCCTGGATGGGTTTCGAGGCGCGGGCCGAAACGCTTGCGCTGCTTGACAAAGCGCGCAACGCGGGCGCCGAGGTGCGCGTCATCGCCTATGATCTCAACCTGCCCGAGGTGGTCACCCGGCTGGAGGCGCTGGGGCCGAAGCTCAAGATCATCATCGACGACAGCGACCGCACGAAGGGCCACGGCCGCCCGAATTCGCCGGAGACGAGGGCAGCGGAGCGGCTGATCGCCTCGGCGGGTGCAGCCAACGTCAAGCGCCAGCATATGGCCAACCTGCAGCATCAGAAATCGATCGCGGTCAGCGGCGGCGGCATTTCGACCGTGCTTTACGGCTCGACCAATCTCAGCTGGCGCGGGCTCTATGTGCAATCGAATAACAGCCTTGCCCTCCACAGCGAAAAGGCGATCGACGATTATTTCACCGCCTTCGAGAGTTATTTCACCGCCAAACGCGCCGAAGACTTCCGCGACTCGCCAAGTTCCGCCGGCTGGATCGACCTCGGCCTCGACGGCGTCGACGCCAAGGTCGCTTTCTCGCCGCACAGCGATGCCAATGGCCGGCTGGACGAGATCGGCGCCGATATCGATACCGCCCAGTCCAGCGTGCTGTTCTCGCTCGCTTTCCTCGGCCAGATGACCAGGGGAGCGATCGGTCCGGCGCTCGGCCGCGCGCTCGAACGCCCCGAGGTGCATGTCATGGGCATCGCCGATGCCGAGGTGCGCGCCGGCAATCTCGGCCTCAACGTGCTGACGCCGGACAATCGCCGGAGGGTGGTGCGGGCGGCGGCGTTGACGGGCAACGTACCGCCGCCCTTCCTGACGGAACCCTCGGGCCTTGCCGGCGTCGACGGCAACCAGCGCGGCACGCGCATGCACCATAAATTCGTCGTGCTCGATTTCGACAAGCCGACGGCGCGCGTCTATCTCGGCTCCTATAATTTCTCGAACCCCGCCGATGACGAGAACGGCGAGAACCTCGTCGTCGTGCGCGACCGGACGGTTGCGACCAGCTACATGATCGAGGCGCTCAGGATGTACGACCACTACATCTTCCGCGTCGCCTCCGAAGCAAGCGACGGCCCGGCCCGTCCGCTGGAGCTCAAACGCCCGCCTCAGCCTGGCGGCACGCCCTGGTTCGAGCGCGACTGGACCGACCCCATCCGCGCCCGGGACCGGGAGTTGTTTGCGCGGGCGGAGTAA
- a CDS encoding response regulator has protein sequence MKVMIVEDENFIALELERIAQEAGHQTIGPVSTVEQALAYAQRSEVALVDLSLSDGLSGAQLARRLIDRHGVDVIFVTGSPENVGHGIEGALEVISKPFTDERIASALSRAEARRKDFDSSKAAF, from the coding sequence ATGAAGGTCATGATCGTCGAAGATGAGAATTTTATCGCTCTGGAGCTCGAACGCATTGCGCAAGAGGCCGGACACCAGACCATCGGGCCGGTTTCGACGGTTGAGCAGGCTCTCGCCTACGCTCAAAGAAGCGAAGTCGCGCTCGTCGATCTCAGTCTCTCCGATGGGCTGAGTGGCGCCCAGCTGGCGCGTCGGCTGATCGACCGCCATGGGGTTGACGTCATCTTCGTAACCGGCAGTCCCGAGAATGTCGGTCACGGTATCGAAGGGGCGCTCGAGGTGATCTCCAAGCCCTTTACCGATGAGAGGATCGCCAGTGCGCTCTCGCGGGCGGAGGCCCGACGCAAAGACTTCGACAGCAGCAAAGCTGCGTTCTGA